The genomic window tattatattaggtttcatttaaagttttttttatatttaattattattgaaaTAGTTTGACAAATAACAGAATAATCTtgataattttatattattatatttttattattttatcaattttaatgcagttaattttataaatatatattttctatacacattattttattatattatattatattatatttcattttagttttagttttatttctatttaatttgcATTTATAATCATTTGTATTAGGTGaaggttttatttatatttaatttatatttaattataaaacggttagttccattcctcaattctgattggtcagcagctgtgtcgtattcatgatgcggcactgctatgaccgcttcactcaacggttttgtgtatcattgaacccccttagcaaccacccttagcaacgtaaacacagctgcagcagttagggactactttttacagcggaaggcagttaatgattttactttatgaaaacatacaacttaatatatataaattaatatatatttttgattttaatatttttattgtgtggtaaccgttttataacaGCAATaaggcctctcgtaccttattgcttaattaacattgatatcattttaatattttacattttatatgtttaatgcatttattttatttttatatccatattattttattatattaggtTTTATTTATAGTTAATTAATGCTGACATAAGtttaatattctaatatttacattttatatatttaatgcatTCAATTTTATTTCTATATGTTTTCtatacatattattttattatattaggttttatttcaggttttaatttacattcatatttaattaatattgaaaaaaaattagacagacagacagacagacagatatgtgTAGTAAAGTCTCACTCTTGACTCTCCAGAGCTGGACTGGCACTCTGAAGTCTATCATGGGACTGACGGCGCAGATGATGACGGCAGCGAGTGACGCTTTAGGGATGTAGAAGAAGAGCGGCATGAGGAACGCCAGCGACAGCAGCACTATAACACCTGCACAAAAACGCACTTTTAGACATTCGCCACATTTTAATTGTCAACCTGAACACGGCGAGCATGTTTGTGTGTTACCTGTGATGATCCCTCCAGCAGGTGAACACACTCCAGTCTGAGAGTTCACAGCGGTTCTGTTAGGACACAACACATGAACACACTTACAAAATGAGGACTTAACCAACAGACACTTTAGTATTGAGTATTAGCTTGCAGACGGACCTTCCGAAGCTCCCCGTGACAGGATACGCCGACACGAACGAGCCCATGATGTTTGTGAGACCTGCAGAAACAACATTACAATGAGAAATGACTGGTTTACACTCTGTTTAAACTTTGTAAGTGAGGACAAAACTCTCACCGATTGCAAAGAGCTCTTGGTTGGCATCGATACGGTAGTTATTCTTGCTGCCTGTATGGAGAAAAGAGTGTTAGATGTGGCCAAACAGCAGTTGTGCTGGTATATACAGAAGTTAGGACACTTAAAAAGTTCTTACCGAATGCCTTTGCAATAGCGATGCTCTCTAAGACGCCCATTAAAGGAATGACAGCCAGACCGCCGCCTAAATCCTGTGAAACCACACCTGATTGGTCAGTAATGATCACTATTCTGCTTGATTGGCTACTTTTAATCTTTAAATTGTCACATATGCTTTGACTAGTATTATACTAATACAGGACAGCTACATTTTCTGGGGTTCATGTACCACAAAGAGGCCACAAGAGGGTGCTACAGCACTGTTTTTATATTATactgaatattattattaaatattttattattctacTGATATGATGTAGTTTCTAACATTTagaaataaaaaccttttttaatttgAGGGTTTATACATCTGACATTTATAGTgcatagaaaaaagtcattattttttgcgTTAGTACAGtgactcttttttttaaatattacataagttattttaatatatatttaaaagttaTATAAGTCTATATTTATAGAAACAaccttttatatttataatataatataatcatcgttataatttacattatatatatattaaaataaatataaatataaaactacATTTAGTTTCACATTTAATGGTGATTATTTTCcaatcaatataataataatgattatctATTTAccagttatttttattatttgatctattttaatggcatgtatgtataaatatatatatatatatatatatatatatatatatatatattttttttttttttaatttaaagattatttaatgttaattaatatttaaatattttatattttacatgctTTTATATGTTGAATGTGTTTCAGTTGCCTCTAATAATTTTCAAtcttaaataaattacataaaattgtATTAACAATAATCATCTTTTGAATAATTTTGCAAACAACAGAATAATTgtgattattttatattattatacaatttattatattttctatacatattcttttattatattagttttttttatatatttatatttaatttatattaaaataattttacaatctggataatttatgtttattatttcatctattttaatgcatttaactttatttctatatattttctatatgtattattttattatattaggttttatttatatttaattactattgaaataatagtaataattgaatattttacattttatatatttaatgcatttattgtattgctatatattatttattatattagggttttagttttatttacaattaatttatatttatatttaatattaaaataatttgttttatttttatatttaatttattgttatatttaattaatattaaaataattttacaaataaCAGAATAATCTTGATTGTTTTATatgctatatattttttattatattagagtttatttaaaattaatttatattcatatttaattaatatttaaatatttttgatttttatatttaatttatatttaattaatattaaaataattgtacaaaTAACAGAATAATCTTGATtgatttatattattatacaatttatttgtattatttcaccTGTTTCATGCATTTAATTTTGTTTCTATATATTTTCATcataacattatatttatttctatatattttctatacatattattttattatattaggttttattttagtttttttatatttaactatattaatatttatatttcattatttcCATATATTTTCTATACATAATTTATAtcagattttattttaagttttatttatttttaattaatatcgAAAAATTTGACAAATAACAGAATAATCctgattattttatattattataaatatttgttgttattatttcacCCATTTCATGCATTTAattttacttctatatattttcATCATAACATtagttttatttctatatattttctaTGCATACTATTTTATTAAATTAGGTTTTACTTTaggttttattcatatttaatttatataaatattaatatttaattaatattaaaattattttacaaataacagaataatgttgattattttatattattatacaacatatttttattatttcatctaTTTCAATGCATTcaattttatttctatatattttctatatgtactattttattacaataggttttatttatatttaattaacattgaaataattttaatatgaatattttacattttatttacaaaatataattttaaaggtGTTTTAAGCGCCTCAAATAATTTACATTCTAAAGTATACATTTGTAAATGTTGTAACAACAACATTACAaacaatatttaatgttttattattattttaaataaaaatctttttgtttatttatttatttgttttcatttttttaatttatttctaaagTATAAATTTAAATCAAATATAATTATATTGTATTCCAGCATTTGTAAAcattcttacaaaaaaaaaagtctaccAAAAATTCtatcaaaaaaatttaaataaattaataatgcatttctTAATATAATTGTGcagtatttgttgttgtttttcggGCTGCTCTTTTTGACATCAAAAGCTATGAAAGATTTGAATCAAAAACTACATTACTATATCTCACCTTTGTGATGTCACTGAATGTAATCACCGTGCCATTGGCTCCAGTCTCTGAAAGGGGCGGGGCTTTGAATGGAGGCAGTCCTTTGGCGGTTTTTCCTGTGAGACTGAAGAAATGATGTCCAGTGGCCTCCACGGAATACGCAACAGCCGTCGCTGCGATGACGACCAGAGCGTTTCGGACTGTAACACAAGAATAATGTCTATAAATATCTGTTGGTTAAATTATAGATTCACAAGAGATTTTAGAGCACTCACTAGTAGCTAAACTCCACACCAGCTTTCGGGCAGATCGGACGAGGAGAGGAGCCTCGTCTTCAGACGAACCCAGAGAATTCTTCATCAGCGTCAACATGACCAGGAAGAACAGACAACACAGACCCAGAATCACATCTCCGACTCTGAGAACACAGATGATTGAGATACAAGCTCAGACTAGATGATTTAACACTACAGGGATTAGCAAAATCCTGAAAGCTCCTTGGGTGTGCTCACCTGGCCTCAGGTATCTTGTGGAAGGTGTAGTAAACCTGTAAGAAGAACTGCTGTGGGATCTCCTTCAGACCTAGAATATTCTACACAAGAAATTCAGTAGATTGATGTGACTCTTCAAAGATCTTCAAGACACTTGAGAAGTGGTTTAAGTGATTGTTCTAGCGTGAGACTCTAACCTTGACCTGACCGAAGCCaatggtgacagcagcggcacaGGTGAAGCCTTTGATTACTGGATATGAGATGAAGTCCAAGAGGAAACCTAATGAACAAACAGAGTACAAAAATCAACATCAGATCagctgattaataataataagacaaataaataaatactgtacatATTCAATTGAGCTATCTTGGATTTATTAATTAATAGGCTAGTTTTTTTATTTGAGAATATCAGAATATTTAATAACATCAGATCAGCTGGCTCAAATTAATAAGacacattaataaaaataaatacataaatagctTTTTTGGATTTATTAATTCATCAAGAAaagataaatataatattaataaaaaataaaaaaataaaaacataaataaataaataaataaaaacaatttttttttagcttttttggaTTTATTAATTCATCAAGAAAagataaatatatatgtttttttttattataattttagaaTATTTAATAGCATAAGATCAGCTACTTCAAATAAACATTCAATTGATCTTTCTTGGATTTATTAATTAATCTAGAAAAGATGAATTGGCTAGTTTTTTTATTTGAGAATATCAGAATATTGAATAACATCAGATCAGCTGGCTCAAATGTATAAGacacattaataaaaataaatacataaaacaaattaaattagcTTTTTGGATTTATTAATTCATCAAGAAAAGATaaatatatatgattttttttattataattttagaaTATTTAATAGCATAAGATCAGctgattcaaataaataaataaatattcagttGAGCTTTCTTGGATTTATTAATAATCTAGAAAAGATGAATTGGCTAGATTTTTTCATTTGAGAATATCAGAATATTTAATAACACCAGATCAGCCGGTTCAAATTAATAAgacacattaataaaaaaaaacataaataaataaataaataaaaacaaacaaaaaatttatttagcttttttggatttattatttcatcaagaaaagataaatatatatgatttttttattataatttttagaatatttaataGCATAAGATCAGctgattcaaataaataaatattcagttGAGCTTTCTTGGATTTATTAACAATCTAGAAAAGATGAATAGGCTAGTTTTTTTATTTGAGAATATCAGAACATTTAATAACACCAGATCAGCCAGTTCAAATTAATAAgacacattaattaaaaaaaaaaaaaacataaaaaaaatatatatatatttagctttTTTGGATTTATTAATTCATCAAGAAAAGATaaatatatatgatttttttattataattttagaaTATTTAATAGCATAAGATCAGCTACTTCAAATAAACATTCAATTGATCTTTCTTGGATTTATTAATTAATCTAGAAAA from Garra rufa chromosome 7, GarRuf1.0, whole genome shotgun sequence includes these protein-coding regions:
- the slc26a11 gene encoding sodium-independent sulfate anion transporter encodes the protein MERVTGIHWYAALRSCFPILTWLPRYNLTWLKMDLIAGLTVGLTAVPQALAYAEVAGLPVQYGLYSAFMGGFIYCIFGTSKDITLGPTAIMSLLCSAYIGGDPVFAVVLTLLCGVIQAGMALLRLGFLLDFISYPVIKGFTCAAAVTIGFGQVKNILGLKEIPQQFFLQVYYTFHKIPEARVGDVILGLCCLFFLVMLTLMKNSLGSSEDEAPLLVRSARKLVWSLATIRNALVVIAATAVAYSVEATGHHFFSLTGKTAKGLPPFKAPPLSETGANGTVITFSDITKDLGGGLAVIPLMGVLESIAIAKAFGSKNNYRIDANQELFAIGLTNIMGSFVSAYPVTGSFGRTAVNSQTGVCSPAGGIITGVIVLLSLAFLMPLFFYIPKASLAAVIICAVSPMIDFRVPVQLWRVKRLDLLPFLVTFVVSFWEVQYGIVGGVVVSGFMLLYTVARPKVKPSVLKVLLKADLPGFRHTDKVDEALQLLTSINHYDPLF